A section of the Flavobacteriales bacterium genome encodes:
- the tsaE gene encoding tRNA (adenosine(37)-N6)-threonylcarbamoyltransferase complex ATPase subunit type 1 TsaE translates to MSTILVMQRPEEAAELAAAMLHACPQRRVFAFRGELGAGKTTLIKALCAELGVEDEATSPSFALVNEYRSERRGPVYHFDLFRLKDARELEGIGFGEYIDSGSYCFVEWPELAKGQLPADTVQVRFEVITDGTRAIHLEP, encoded by the coding sequence ATGAGCACGATCCTCGTGATGCAGCGCCCCGAAGAGGCCGCCGAGCTGGCCGCCGCCATGTTGCACGCCTGTCCGCAGCGCCGCGTGTTCGCCTTCCGCGGTGAGCTGGGCGCGGGCAAGACCACCCTCATCAAGGCCCTCTGCGCTGAGCTGGGCGTGGAGGACGAGGCCACCAGCCCCAGCTTCGCCCTGGTGAACGAGTATCGCAGCGAGCGCCGCGGGCCGGTGTACCACTTCGACCTCTTCCGCCTGAAGGACGCCCGCGAACTGGAGGGCATCGGCTTCGGGGAGTACATCGACAGCGGCAGCTACTGCTTCGTGGAGTGGCCCGAGCTGGCCAAGGGGCAGCTGCCGGCGGACACCGTGCAGGTGCGCTTCGAGGTGATCACCGACGGCACCCGCGCCATCCACCTGGAGCCATGA